The Maniola hyperantus chromosome 19, iAphHyp1.2, whole genome shotgun sequence genome has a window encoding:
- the LOC138402201 gene encoding sepiapterin reductase-like has protein sequence MASSSSNIDLSGPSFCVVSGASQGIGRAIAVEVAKCLGPNSIMLLLARKKQELAVTASLCESEKVKVTYNSVDLSTASEEQIMDILKQALSGRKVTDFETGLIFHNVGSLGNLAVETARMENVPELRKYYDLNVFKVISLNTQFLKLFEEVEERVVIVNITSLCAIKPMGGMAYYCSGKAAREMYFRVLAEEKKHIKVLNYSPGPVETAMIDNVLEEAINDNLRDVFTSFKNQGTLLKPEVTAKKCMKVLLSGKFLPGEHVDYFDDE, from the coding sequence ATGGCATCCTCATCATCTAACATAGACCTTTCCGGGCCATCTTTCTGTGTCGTATCAGGCGCTTCTCAGGGTATAGGTCGGGCGATTGCAGTGGAAGTTGCAAAATGTCTCGGACCAAACTCTATCATGCTACTTTTGGCACGGAAGAAACAAGAACTTGCAGTCACTGCAAGTTTGTGCGAGTCCGAGAAAGTTAAAGTCACTTACAACTCTGTAGACTTATCGACAGCTTCAGAGGAACAAATTATGGATATTTTGAAGCAAGCATTATCCGGACGCAAAGTCACCGACTTTGAAACAGGGCTGATCTTCCATAATGTCGGGTCACTTGGCAATTTGGCAGTGGAAACTGCACGTATGGAAAATGTACCAGAACTCCGCAAATATTATGACTTGAATGTTTTTAAAGTGATTTCTCTCAATACTCAGTTCCTCAAACTCTTTGAAGAGGTGGAAGAAAGGGTTGTCATTGTCAATATAACATCGCTATGCGCTATCAAGCCTATGGGAGGCATGGCTTACTACTGCAGCGGTAAAGCTGCGAGAGAAATGTATTTCAGAGTGCTGGCCGAGGAAAAGAAACATATCAAGGTCCTCAACTATTCCCCTGGGCCCGTTGAGACAGCTATGATCGACAACGTTTTAGAGGAAGCCATAAACGACAATCTTAGAGATGTCTTCACGTCTTTCAAAAACCAGGGCACGCTGCTAAAGCCggaagtcacagccaaaaagtGCATGAAAGTCTTGCTTTCTGGCAAATTCTTGCCAGGGGAACATGTCGATTATTTCGATGATGaataa